A genomic window from Bacteroidales bacterium includes:
- a CDS encoding transposase — translation MGEIKTRRSEFFKKVNSIIDWRWLERELDKVYKKGESVDGRPSYPSIVLFKMLLIEMWYDMSDVACEDFVKDSVSARIFLDLELNQPIPDHSTISRFRSELVRKKAYDRLLRKINKQLEHHGAKVKKGKTIVDASVTISPYAPKGKTTYEIAEDRNEDDR, via the coding sequence ATGGGTGAAATAAAGACTCGTCGTAGCGAATTTTTCAAAAAAGTGAATTCCATTATAGACTGGCGTTGGTTAGAACGTGAGTTAGATAAAGTTTACAAAAAAGGTGAAAGTGTAGATGGTCGTCCCAGTTATCCGTCGATAGTGTTATTTAAAATGCTATTAATAGAGATGTGGTATGATATGAGCGATGTAGCATGCGAAGATTTTGTAAAAGACAGTGTAAGTGCACGAATTTTTTTAGATTTAGAGCTAAATCAACCCATTCCCGATCATAGCACCATCAGCCGTTTTCGTAGTGAATTAGTTCGTAAAAAAGCCTACGATCGTTTACTTCGAAAAATCAATAAACAATTAGAACATCACGGTGCAAAAGTAAAAAAAGGGAAAACCATTGTAGATGCAAGCGTAACCATAAGTCCATATGCTCCCAAAGGCAAAACAACTTACGAAATAGCTGAAGATAGAAACGAAGACGACCGTTAA